TCGATCCTGATGGTGCCGGTGCCGGCGCCCCGCACCCGGGCGCCCAGCCGGTTGAGAAAGATTTGCAGGTCGACGATTTCGGGCTCCCGGGCGGCGTTGCCGATGACGGTGGCGCCCTGGGCCAGAACGGCGGCCATCATCAGGTTTTCCGTAGCACCTACGCTGGGCACGTCCAGATGGATGTGGGCTCCCCGGAGGCGGGGAGCGGCGGCGGTGATGGTGCCCCCCTCCTCGGTCACCTGGGCGCCCAATTTCCGCAGGCCGTTGAGGTGGAGATCGATGGGCCGGCTGCCGATGACGCAGCCGCCGGGATAGGCGATGCGGACCTGCCCCCCTTTGGCCAGGAGGGCGCCCATGACCAGGATGGAGGAGCGCATGCGGCGGGTCAAAGGGGCGGGCACCCGGTAATCGGTGAGGCCGGGAACGATGTGCACCGTCAGGCCGTAGGGCGAGGTCTCGGTCGCCACCCCCAGGCCCAAGGAGCGCAGGATATCCAGCATTACGGCGATGTCGTCCAGTCGGGGAATGCGGTGGAGGGTTACTGCCTCACCGGCCAGGATGGATGCCGCCAGCAAGGGCAGGGCCGAATTTTTCGCGCCCCTGACGGCTACCTTGCCTTCCAGGGGCCGGCCCCCCTTGACCACTAAGCGTGCCACAAAACCACCTCCGCGGGTTCCGTCAACGACCCTGCGGCGGCGGCAGCCCGCGGGCAGTCAGGCGGGGGACCCGGGTTGCTGTTCCAGCCGGGCCACGGCTTGGCGCCAGCGGGCCGACAGGGGGCCCAGGAGACGGATTTCCGGTTCCAGGACCAGGGCGAAGCGGGACCAGACCGCCTCCGCTACATCTACCATCAAAGCCACCACGTCATCGGCCCGGGCGTCTCCCAGATTGATGATCCAGTTGGCGTGCATCTCCGAGACCTGGGCGTCGCCCCGGCGCATGCCCTTGCAGCCGGCGGCGTCGATGAGACGCCCGGCGGCATCCCCGGGCGGGTTCTTGAAAATGCTGCCGGCGTTGGGCCATTGGAGGGGCTGGGTTTCGTTCCGGTACCGGAGGGCATCGTCGACCCGGGCCCGAATGGCCTGGGGGTCGCCGGGCTCCAGAACCAGGCACGCCGTAAGAGCCAGCCACGGCTCCTGCTGGAGGCGGCTGCTCCGGTAGCCGAAGGCCAGTTCCTCCCGGGTCAGTTCCCTCACCCGGCCCTCTTGGTCGACGATGCGCACCCATTCCACCCGGCTGCCTATGTCGCCGCCCCGGGTGCCGGCGTTCATGGCCAGGGCGCCCCCCACGCTGCCGGGCACGCCGGCCAGGCCTTCCACACCCTGAAGGCCCAGACGGGCCGCCTGGCCCACCAGGCGGGCCACCGAGGCGCCGGAGCCCACCAGCACCCGGTTGCCGTCGAAGCGCAAGGTGTCCAGGGCGGGCCGGGTGCGCACCACCAGGCCCCGGAGCCCTTCGTCGGGCACCAGCAGGTTGCTGCCCGCCCCCAGGATGTGCCAAGGCACTTGGTGCTGCCGGGCCCAGGCCAGGGCCGCCAGCAGATCATCCTCGTCGGCGGGGGCCGCCATCAGATCCGCCGGGCCGCCGATGCGAATGGTGGTCAATGGTTTTAAGGGTTCGTTGACCGTAACGCGGCCGCGAACCATACTACGCAGGGCGGGGGCAAGATGTGAAAAGTTGATGAAAGCCACCTCCTGGGGTTACCGGCGTCGGGGCGCCGGCTGCCGGGCCGTTTCCAGCACCAGCTGGGCCAGCCGCCGGGCGGCGTCGGGCACGCCCAGGGCCCCGCTGGCGGCGGCCATGGCCGCCAGTCGCTCCTCATCGGCCAGCAGTTGGCCCACGATGCGGGCCAAGGCTTCCCCGGTGCACTGATCATCCTCCAGCATGACGGCGGCGCCCGCCCCGGCCAGCACCCGGGCGTTGTGCCGCTGGTGGTCATGGGTGACATGGGGCGACGGCACCACCACCGCCGGCAGGCCCCGGGCGGTGACCTCCGCCAGGCTGATGCCCCCGGCCCGGGTCACCGCCAGATCCGCCGCCGCCAAGGCCAGCTCCATCTCTTCCAAGTAAGGACGGATCCGCAGGGGGCCCGGCGGGCCGGGGGCCAGGCCGGCCTCCTGCAGCCGGGCCAGCACATCATCGTAGTACCGCTCCCCCGTCACCCACAGGAGGGCGGTGTCCTCCGGCAATGATGCCGCCAGGGCGTGGGCCGCCTCGTTGATCCGCTGGGCACCCCGGCTGCCGCTGGTGACCAGCACCACCCGCCGGAAGCCGTCCAAGGCCAGCTGCCGCCGGGCCTCCCGGCCGTCGGCGGCCAAAATGGCGGGCCGCACCGGGTTGCCCGTCACCACCACCCGCCGGGCCCTGGGAAAGGCGTCCCCCACGGCGGGAAAGGGCACCGCCACCGCCGCCGCCCTGGGGCTGAGCAGCCGGTTGGTGACGCTGGGAAAGGCGTTCTGCTCGTGGACGATGAGGGGAATGCCCATGATGGCCGCCATCATGCCCACAGGACCCGACACGTAGCCGCCGGTCCCCACCACCACCCATGGCCGGGCGTCGGTGAGAATCTTCCTGGCGGCAGCCATCCCCTGGAGGAGGGCGGCCACGCCCCGCACCCGGTCCATCATGCTTTTGCCCACCAAACCCCGGGCGGGTATGGCCACGAAGGGAATGCCGGCGGCGGGCACGATGCGCCCCTCCAGCCCCGTCCGGCTGCCCACGTAGAGGAGGTTGACGTGGGGGTCGTGCCGGCGCAGTTCCTCGGCCAGGGCCAGGGCGGGGTAGATGTGGCCCCCCGTGCCGCCTCCCGTCAAAACAACCCGCATATGTTCCACCTCAAGGCGGCACGTATTTGGACAAATTCAACAAGATGCCGATCCCCGCCATGGTGAACACCAGGGATGAGCCGCCGTAGCTGACCAGGGGCAGCGGGATCCCCGTGATGGGCAGGGTGCCGGTGACCACGCCGATGTTGATGATGGTCTGGAGCAGGATGGACGAGGTCAGGCCGGCGGCCATCAGGGCGCCGAAGGTGTCGGGGGCCGAGGCCGCCACCCGGTAGCCCCGCCAGCCTATGATGGCGAAAAGGACCAGCACCAGCCCCGCTCCCAGGAAGCCCAACTCCTCGCCGATGATGGAAAAGATGAAGTCGGTATGTTCCTCGGGCAGGTAGTAAAACTTTTGCCGGCTGGCGCCGTAGCCCACCCCGAACAGATGGCCCGAGCCCAGGGCGTACAAGGACTGGATGATATGGTAGCCCGACTCCGCCGGATCTGCTTCGGGGTTGAGGAAGGCCAGGATGCGGCGCATCCGCTCGGGCTTGCTGTAGATGAGCCAGGCCAGCATGGGCGCCCCGGCCATGCCCATGAGGAAGAGATGCCCCAGGCGCGCCCCGGCCAGGAAAAGCATGACCACGCTGATGGCCGCCAGGGTGACGGCGGTGCCCAGGTCGGGCTGCTCGTGGACCAGGCCCGCCACCAAGCCGGTGATGCCCAGGAAGGGCAGCAATACGGGCCAGAAGCGGCGAACCTGGTCGGTGCGCCGGGAGTAATAGGCGGCCCAGAACATGATGAGCACCAGCTTGGCCGCTTCGGAGGGCTGGAAGCTCATGGAGCCCACGCCCAGCCAGCGGCGGGAGCCCTGGACCTTGATCCCCACCCCCGGGATGAGGACCACCACCAGCAGCAGCACCGTCACCAGCAGCAGGGGTCTGGCCACCCGCCGCCAATGCCAGTACTGGATTTGGGACGTGAGAAACATGGCGGCCAGGCCGGCGCCCGCCCACATAAGCTGCCGCTTCAAATAGTAGTAGCGGTCCAGGCGCTCCTGCTCCGCCTTGAAGAAGCTGGCGCTGAAGACCATCAGCACGCTGACGACCAGGAGGAGGACCACCGCTGCCACGATGACCAAGTCTGCCGTCCGGTGCCTGGCCTTCACCGCCTACCCCCCTATGCCCCACATGGCCACGAAGCCCAGGCCCGCACAGGCCAAGGCCACCAGCCAAAAGGTGGTCACCACCCGCTGCTCGGGCCACCCCACCAGTTCGAAGTGATGGTGGAGGGGGCTCATGCGCAGCAGCCGCCGCCCGCCGGTGAGGCGAAAGTAAAGCACCTGCACGATTACGGAAGCCGCCTCGATGACGAACAGGCCCGCCACGATGGGCAGCAGGAGCTCCGTCTTGGTCAGCACCGCCAGGGAGCCCAAGGCCCCGCCCAGGGCCAGGGCGCCGGTGTCGCCCATGAAAGCCTTGGCGGGATGGATGTTGAAGAAAAGGAAGCCGGCGGTGCCGCCGGCCAGGGCTACGGCGAAAACGGCCATGTCCGTCAGCCCTTGATTCAAGGCCACCAGCAGGTAGAAGGACAGGGCGATGACGGCGGCGCCCCCCGCCAGGCCATCCAAGCCGTCGGTGATGTTTACGGCGTTGCTGGCCCCGGTGATGACCAAAATGACAAAGGGCACGTAGAAGACGCCCAGGTCCACCACCGTGTCGGTAAAGGGCAGGGCCACCCAGGAGCCGAAGCCCTGGGACAGGGCGAAAAAGCCCAGGAAGGCGCCCAAGGCCAGCTGGGCCACCAGCTTGTGGCGGGCCCGCAGACCCAGGGGGCGCTGGAGGACCACCTTCAGGTAGTCATCGGCGAAACCGGTGAGGCCGAAGCCGTAGGTGACGATGAGGGCCGCCCCCAAGGCCGGGGTGCGGGGGGCGAAAAAGATGACGCCCAGGGCCAGGGCGGTGAGGAACAGGATCCCGCCCATGGTGGGCACCCCCGCCTTGGATTGGTGACGGGCGGGCCCTTGGGCGCGGATAACCTGTCCGATGCGCAGGCGGCGCAAAACGGGCAGCAGGATGGGACCCAGCAATAGGGCAGCGACAAAAGCCACCAAGGCTGCCCCGATTACAGCCTGTACCATTCAGCCATCGACACTCCTCACCGGGATCGCCAATCCCGCCTTAAAGCCGTAACGATGGAACCCATGTCCATGCTGCGGGAACCCTTGACCAGCAAGGTGTCCCCCGGGCGGAGCAGGCCCAGCAGGTCGGCCGTCAACCGCTCCTTGTCTTGGTAGTGGCGTACATTCTCTCCGGGCATGCCCGCCTCCCGGGCGGCGGCGGCGGCGTGGGCCATGAGGGGCCCGTAGCAGAACAAGTAGTCGGCCGTCCCGGCCGCGGCCCGGCCCACCTCGGCATGGCCCTCCTGGGCCAGGGAGCCCAGTTCCAGCATGTCTCCCAACACGGCGATGGCCCGGCCCGACCCGGCGGCCTGGGCCAAGGCCCCCAGGGAGGCCTTCACCGAAACGGGCGCCGCATTGTAGGAGTCGTCCAATATGGTCAGGCCCGGCAGGGTGATGATCTCCAGGCGGGGCCCCGCCGGCTGGTAGGCGGCCAGGCCCTTGGCCGTCTCCTCCACCGAGAGGCCCATCACCCATCCCACGGCGGCCGCCGCCAGGGCGTTGGTCATCAGGTGGGCCCCCGGGGAAGGCACCCGCACCCGCCCGCTCCCCGCCGGGGTGGTCAACTGGAAGGTGAAGGCGAAACGGCCGTCGGGCCGGGGATCCTGGCCCCGCACCTCGGCCTCGGCGCCCGTCCCGTACAGCACCACCCGGCCCGGGGCCTGGCCGGCCATGGCCGCTACCAAGGGGTCGTCGGCGTTGAGGACGGCGACGCCCGATTCGGGCAGGGCATCGATCAATTCCGCCTTGGCCGCGGCGATGGCCTCCATGGAGCCCAGCACTTCCAGGTGGGTGGGCCCGATCTTGGTGATCACGCCCATGGTGGGCTGGACGATGTCCGTCAGCAGCTTGATGTCGCCCCTGGCCCGCATGGCCAGCTCGAACACCGCCGCCCGGTGCTCGGGGCGCCAGGCGAAGGTGCTTAGGGGCACGCCGATTTCGTTGTTGTAGTTGCCGAAGGATTTCAGTACAGGTCCCCGCCGGCCCAGAACGGCGGCAATCATCTCTTTGGTGGTAGTCTTGCCCACGCTGCCCGTGACGCCGATGGTGGGAACCTGGAAGCCCTTGCGGTACCAGGCAGCCAGGCGCCCCAGGGCCGTCAGGGGCTGCTCCACCTCGATGCGGGGCAGGTCGCCTCCGGGCGGCAGCCGCCGGGGGTCCACCAGGACGCAGGCCGCCCCCTTGGCCGCGGCGTCCCGGGCAAACAGATGGCCGTCCACGTTTTGACCCGCCAGGGCCACGAACAAGTCCCCGGGACCCGTTGCCCGGGAGTCAATGACCACCCCCGTCACGGGGGTGGCGGGGTCCACCCCCCGGAGGGTGCCGCCTACGGCGGCGGCCGCTTCACCAACGGTAAACAGCAAGTTCTCTACTCCTCAGCGGGCCGCCAGCCGCCGGCGGATGGCCGCCGCGGCCGCTTCCCGGTCGTCGAAGTAAACGGTTTCGTCGCGGAAAATTTGATATGTTTCATGGCCCTTGCCGGCGATCAACACCACGTCGCCGGGCTTGGCCTGTTCAATGGCGGCGGCGATGGCCTGGCCCCGGTCGGGCACCACCGCCAGGAATTCGCCGTTCCCCATGGCCGCCCTGGCTCCCTCTTCTATTTCCGCCAGGATTTGCTCCGGATCCTCGCTGCGGGGGTTGTCGGAGGTCAAAACGATGTGATCGGCCAGCCGGGCGGCCACGGCGCCCATCAAGGGCCGCTTGGCCCGGTCCCGGTCGCCGCCGGCCCCGAAGACCACCCACAAGCGGCCCCGGGTGAATTCCCGGGCCGTGGACAAGGCCTTTTCCAGGCCGTCGGGGGTATGGGCGTAATCGACGATGACGGTGAAGGGCTGGCCCAGGTCCACCCTTTGGAAGCGGCCTTCCACCGGCGGGGCGTCGGCCAAGGCGGCCACGGCCTCGGGCAGGGCCATGCCTTCCTCCATGGCCACCGCCAGGGCTGCCAGGGCGTTGTAAACGTTGAAGCGCCCCACCAGGGGCATGGTCACCTGGGCGGAACCCACCGGCGTCACCACCTGAAAAGACGTGCCTGCCGAAGTTATACGGATATTACGGGCCATTATGTCCGCCGGTGACGCCAGGCCGTACCAGACGACCCGCCCGTCGCCGGCCCGGGCCATGTAGGGGCCCGCCGGGTCATCGGCGTTCAAGACGGCGTAGGGGCCATCCCCGCCCCGATCCCGGGACAAGCCGGCGAAAAGCCGGGCCTTGGCGTCCCGGTACGCCTCCATGGTGCCGTGGTAATCCAGGTGGTCCTGGGAAAGGTTGGTGAACACCCCGGCATCGAACCGGCAGCCGGCGGTCCTGTTTTGCTGCAGGGCGTGGGAAGCGACTTCCATCAAGACATAGCGGTCGCCCGCCGCCGCCATTTCCGCCAGCAAGGCCTGGAGTTCCGGCGCCTGGGGCGTGGTCAGGCTGCCTTCCCGCCGGCGGCCGCCCACCACATTGTACACCGTGCCCACCAGCCCCACGGCATGGCCGGCCCACTGCAGCAGGTGCCGCACCAGATGGGTGGTGGTGGTCTTCCCGTTGGTGCCGGTGACGCCGATGAGGCGGAGGCGGGTGCTGGGGTGATGGAAAAAGGCGCTGGCCATGAGGCCGAGGATGAGGCGGGAGTCGGTGGTTTCCACCAGGACGGCCCGCTCCCGCACTGCGGCAGGATCGACGGCGCCCTGCTCCGCCACAATAACGGCGGCGCCCGCCGCCAGGGCATCGGGGATGAAGCGGTGGCCGTCGCCGTGGACCAGGCCGCCCCGCCAGGGGACGAAAACGAAGCCGGGCCGGACCCGGCGGGAATCGTAGGCGATCCCCGTCACGGGCACGTCGGGGGAGCCGTGCACTTTATACAAGCCGTCGGGCAGTTCCCTGAGCAGGTCCCCCAGGCGCATCCTTTCCCTCCCCGGAATCCAATCCCCGCAGGGGCCGGGCCCCGCGGGCCAAACCCTCCACCCATGGTAGTCAAGGGGTTTCCGCCAGTCCAGAGGGGGTCCTCACTGCATGTCCTGGCCGAAGGCTTCCTCCCCGGGCTCCTCGTCCTCCCCCTGCTCCTCGTGGAAAACTACCTTTACATAGGAGCCCGACGGCACCTTGGTGCCCGGCGCCGGGTCCTGCTCGGCGGCCACGCCCTGGCCGATGGCCTCCAGGTGGAGGCCCACGGCGGCCAGCCGCTCCGCCGCCTGCTGGCGGGTGCTGCCTGCCAGTTCAGGTACGGTGACCACCGTCCATTCTTCCTCCTGGACGGCGGAGGCCTCGGTGCTGACCACCACCTGGGTGCCCACCGCCACCCGGGCTCCCGCCACGGGGAATTGGCCCGACACCTGGGTGCCGCTCCCCTGGACCCGGAGGGTCAGGCCGGCGTACCGGGCCACCGCCTCCGCCTCGGCCAGGGTCAGATTAACCAGGTTGGGCACCACCGTAGGCTCCCGCCGGCCGGTGATGGGCGGGGGCCCCTCCTGGTCGGGCTGGTCCGGCGGGATCTGCAGGTAATGGAGGACGTCCCGCATGATGGCGCCGGCCACGGGGGCCGCCACCCAGCCGCCGAAATAAATGCCCTGGGGCTCGTCGACGGCCACGTACACCACCATCCGGGGGTCGCTGATGGGGGCGATGCCGGCGAAGGAGGCGATGTACTTGCCCTGGGCGATCCTGCCCCCTTCGTACTTCTGGGAAGTGCCGGTCTTGCCCCCT
The window above is part of the Sphingobacteriaceae bacterium genome. Proteins encoded here:
- the murB gene encoding UDP-N-acetylmuramate dehydrogenase, encoding MVRGRVTVNEPLKPLTTIRIGGPADLMAAPADEDDLLAALAWARQHQVPWHILGAGSNLLVPDEGLRGLVVRTRPALDTLRFDGNRVLVGSGASVARLVGQAARLGLQGVEGLAGVPGSVGGALAMNAGTRGGDIGSRVEWVRIVDQEGRVRELTREELAFGYRSSRLQQEPWLALTACLVLEPGDPQAIRARVDDALRYRNETQPLQWPNAGSIFKNPPGDAAGRLIDAAGCKGMRRGDAQVSEMHANWIINLGDARADDVVALMVDVAEAVWSRFALVLEPEIRLLGPLSARWRQAVARLEQQPGSPA
- the murG gene encoding undecaprenyldiphospho-muramoylpentapeptide beta-N-acetylglucosaminyltransferase, with protein sequence MRVVLTGGGTGGHIYPALALAEELRRHDPHVNLLYVGSRTGLEGRIVPAAGIPFVAIPARGLVGKSMMDRVRGVAALLQGMAAARKILTDARPWVVVGTGGYVSGPVGMMAAIMGIPLIVHEQNAFPSVTNRLLSPRAAAVAVPFPAVGDAFPRARRVVVTGNPVRPAILAADGREARRQLALDGFRRVVLVTSGSRGAQRINEAAHALAASLPEDTALLWVTGERYYDDVLARLQEAGLAPGPPGPLRIRPYLEEMELALAAADLAVTRAGGISLAEVTARGLPAVVVPSPHVTHDHQRHNARVLAGAGAAVMLEDDQCTGEALARIVGQLLADEERLAAMAAASGALGVPDAARRLAQLVLETARQPAPRRR
- the ftsW gene encoding putative lipid II flippase FtsW, encoding MKARHRTADLVIVAAVVLLLVVSVLMVFSASFFKAEQERLDRYYYLKRQLMWAGAGLAAMFLTSQIQYWHWRRVARPLLLVTVLLLVVVLIPGVGIKVQGSRRWLGVGSMSFQPSEAAKLVLIMFWAAYYSRRTDQVRRFWPVLLPFLGITGLVAGLVHEQPDLGTAVTLAAISVVMLFLAGARLGHLFLMGMAGAPMLAWLIYSKPERMRRILAFLNPEADPAESGYHIIQSLYALGSGHLFGVGYGASRQKFYYLPEEHTDFIFSIIGEELGFLGAGLVLVLFAIIGWRGYRVAASAPDTFGALMAAGLTSSILLQTIINIGVVTGTLPITGIPLPLVSYGGSSLVFTMAGIGILLNLSKYVPP
- the mraY gene encoding phospho-N-acetylmuramoyl-pentapeptide-transferase gives rise to the protein MVQAVIGAALVAFVAALLLGPILLPVLRRLRIGQVIRAQGPARHQSKAGVPTMGGILFLTALALGVIFFAPRTPALGAALIVTYGFGLTGFADDYLKVVLQRPLGLRARHKLVAQLALGAFLGFFALSQGFGSWVALPFTDTVVDLGVFYVPFVILVITGASNAVNITDGLDGLAGGAAVIALSFYLLVALNQGLTDMAVFAVALAGGTAGFLFFNIHPAKAFMGDTGALALGGALGSLAVLTKTELLLPIVAGLFVIEAASVIVQVLYFRLTGGRRLLRMSPLHHHFELVGWPEQRVVTTFWLVALACAGLGFVAMWGIGG
- the murF gene encoding UDP-N-acetylmuramoyl-tripeptide--D-alanyl-D-alanine ligase, which encodes MLFTVGEAAAAVGGTLRGVDPATPVTGVVIDSRATGPGDLFVALAGQNVDGHLFARDAAAKGAACVLVDPRRLPPGGDLPRIEVEQPLTALGRLAAWYRKGFQVPTIGVTGSVGKTTTKEMIAAVLGRRGPVLKSFGNYNNEIGVPLSTFAWRPEHRAAVFELAMRARGDIKLLTDIVQPTMGVITKIGPTHLEVLGSMEAIAAAKAELIDALPESGVAVLNADDPLVAAMAGQAPGRVVLYGTGAEAEVRGQDPRPDGRFAFTFQLTTPAGSGRVRVPSPGAHLMTNALAAAAVGWVMGLSVEETAKGLAAYQPAGPRLEIITLPGLTILDDSYNAAPVSVKASLGALAQAAGSGRAIAVLGDMLELGSLAQEGHAEVGRAAAGTADYLFCYGPLMAHAAAAAREAGMPGENVRHYQDKERLTADLLGLLRPGDTLLVKGSRSMDMGSIVTALRRDWRSR
- a CDS encoding UDP-N-acetylmuramoyl-L-alanyl-D-glutamate--2,6-diaminopimelate ligase; translated protein: MRLGDLLRELPDGLYKVHGSPDVPVTGIAYDSRRVRPGFVFVPWRGGLVHGDGHRFIPDALAAGAAVIVAEQGAVDPAAVRERAVLVETTDSRLILGLMASAFFHHPSTRLRLIGVTGTNGKTTTTHLVRHLLQWAGHAVGLVGTVYNVVGGRRREGSLTTPQAPELQALLAEMAAAGDRYVLMEVASHALQQNRTAGCRFDAGVFTNLSQDHLDYHGTMEAYRDAKARLFAGLSRDRGGDGPYAVLNADDPAGPYMARAGDGRVVWYGLASPADIMARNIRITSAGTSFQVVTPVGSAQVTMPLVGRFNVYNALAALAVAMEEGMALPEAVAALADAPPVEGRFQRVDLGQPFTVIVDYAHTPDGLEKALSTAREFTRGRLWVVFGAGGDRDRAKRPLMGAVAARLADHIVLTSDNPRSEDPEQILAEIEEGARAAMGNGEFLAVVPDRGQAIAAAIEQAKPGDVVLIAGKGHETYQIFRDETVYFDDREAAAAAIRRRLAAR